A genomic stretch from Tenrec ecaudatus isolate mTenEca1 chromosome X, mTenEca1.hap1, whole genome shotgun sequence includes:
- the G6PD gene encoding glucose-6-phosphate 1-dehydrogenase isoform X2 encodes MAEQVALSRTQVCGILREELYQGDDFHQSETHIFIIMGASGDLAKKKIYPTIWWLFRDGLLPEATFIVGFARSRLSVADIRKQSEPFFKATPEEKPKLEEFFARNSYVAGHYDDPASYQHLNSHVNALHQGSQANHLFYLALPPTVYEAVTKNIRETCMSPTGWSRVIVEKPFGKDLQSSDRLSNHIASLFREDQIYRIDHYLGKEMVQNLMVLRFANRIFSPIWNRDNIACVILTFKEPFGTEGRGGYFDEFGIIRDVMQNHLLQMLCLVAMEKPASTDSDDVRDEKVKVLKCISEVKAEDVVLGQYVGNPSGEGEATKGYLDDPTVPRGSTTATFAAVVLYVENERWDGVPFILRCGKALNERKAEVRLQFRDVAGDIFHQQCKRNELVIRVQPNEAVYTKLMTKKPGMFFNPEESELDLTYGNRYKNVKLPDAYERLILDVFCGSQMHFVRSDELREAWRIFTPLLHKIEREKPKPISYIYGSRGPPEADELMKRVGFQYEGTYKWVNPHKL; translated from the exons GGTGACTTGGCAAAGAAGAAGATCTACCCCACCATCTG GTGGCTGTTCCGAGATGGCCTTCTGCCTGAAGCCACCTTCATCGTGGGCTTTGCCCGCTCTCGCCTCAGCGTGGCTGATATCCGCAAACAGAGCGAGCCCTTCTTCAAA GCAACCCCAGAGGAGAAGCCGAAGCTGGAGGAGTTCTTTGCCCGCAACTCCTATGTGGCCGGCCACTATGACGACCCTGCCTCCTACCAGCATCTCAACAGCCATGTGAACgccctccaccagggctcccaggccaACCACCTCTTCTACCTGGCCCTGCCCCCCACTGTCTATGAGGCGGTCACCAAGAACATTCGTGAGACTTGCATGAGCCCCAC GGGCTGGAGCCGTGTCATCGTGGAGAAGCCCTTCGGTAAGGACCTGCAGAGTTCTGACCGCTTGTCCAACCACATCGCCTCGCTGTTCCGGGAGGACCAGATCTACCGCATCGACCACTACCTGGGCAAGGAGATGGTCCAGAACCTCATGGTGCTGAG GTTTGCCAACAGGATCTTCAGTCCCATCTGGAACCGAGACAACATTGCCTGTGTGATCCTCACCTTCAAAGAGCCGTTTGGCACTGAGGGCCGTGGCGGCTACTTTGATGAGTTTGGAATCATCCG GGATGTGATGCAAAACCACCTGCTTCAGATGCTGTGCCTGGTGGCCATGGAGAAACCCGCCTCCACTGACTCAGACGACGTCCGGGACGAGAAG GTCAAAGTCTTGAAGTGTATCTCTGAAGTGAAAGCTGAGGATGTGGTCCTGGGGCAGTATGTGGGGAACCCTAGCGGAGAAGGTGAAGCCACAAAAGGATATCTGGATGACCCCACGGTGCCCCGCGGCTCCACCACGGCCACCTTCGCTGCTGTCGTCTTATATGTTGAGAACGAAAGGTGGGACG GCGTGCCCTTCATCCTGCGCTGCGGCAAGGCCCTGAATGAGCGCAAGGCTGAGGTGCGGCTGCAGTTCCGAGATGTGGCCGGCGACATTTTCCACCAGCAGTGCAAGCGCAATGAGCTGGTGATCCGAGTGCAGCCCAACGAGGCCGTGTACACCAAGCTGATGACCAAGAAGCCCGGCATGTTCTTCAACCCCGAGGAGTCAGAGCTCGACCTGACCTACGGCAATAGATACAAG AACGTGAAGCTTCCTGACGCCTATGAGCGCCTCATCCTGGACGTCTTCTGCGGGAGCCAGATGCACTTCGTGCGCAG TGACGAGCTCCGGGAGGCCTGGCGCATCTTCACCCCACTGTTGCACAAGATTGAGCGCGAGAAGCCCAAGCCCATCTCCTACATTTATGGCAG CCGAGGGCCCCCGGAGGCAGACGAGCTGATGAAGAGAGTCGGCTTCCAGTATGAAGGCACCTATAAGTGGGTGAACCCTCACAAGCTCTGA
- the FAM3A gene encoding protein FAM3A, which yields MRLAGPLRIVALILTVGLTWIVISTLLGGPGSAFSRIPQLFASPENSVTAEPRARKYKCGLPQPCPEEHLAFRMVSGAANVIGPKICLEDKMLMSSVKDNVGRGLNIALVNGVSGELIEARAFDMWAGDVNDLLKFIRPLHEGTLVFVASYDDPATKMNEETRRLFSELGSRNAKELAFRDSWVFVGAKGVQDKSPFEQHVKNSKHTNKYEGWPEALEMEGCVPRRSTGS from the exons ATGAGGTTGGCAG GTCCCCTCCGCATTGTGGCCTTGATCCTCACCGTTGGCCTCACCTGGATTGTGATCAGCACCCTCCTGGGCGGGCCAGGCAGCGCCTTTTCACGAATCCCACAGCTCTTCGCCA GCCCAGAGAACTCCGTGACAGCAG AGCCACGGGCCAGGAAGTACAAGTGCGGGCTGCCCCAACCATGCCCCGAGGAGCACCTGGCCTTCCGCATGGTCAGTGGGGCGGCCAATGTCATCGGGCCCAAGATCTGCCTTGAGGACAAGAT GCTCATGAGCAGCGTCAAAGACAATGTTGGCCGCGGGCTGAACATCGCCCTGGTGAATG GGGTCAGCGGGGAGCTCATTGAGGCCAGGGCCTTCGACATGTGGGCCGGAG ATGTCAACGACCTGCTGAAGTTCATCCGGCCGCTGCACGAAGGCACGTTGGTGTTTGTGGCTTCCTATGACGACCCGGCTACCAA GATGAATGAGGAGACCAGGAGGCTGTTCAGTGAGCTTGGCAGTCGCAATGCCAAGGAGCTGGCCTTCCGAGACAGTTGGGTCTTCGTGGGGGCCAAGGGCGTGCAAGACAAGAGCCCCTTCGAGCAG CATGTGAAGAACAGCAAGCACACCAACAAGTACGAGGGCTGGCCTGAGGCGCTGGAGATGGAAGGCTGCGTCCCTCGAAGGAGCACAGGCAGCTAG